The following are encoded in a window of Mycobacterium decipiens genomic DNA:
- a CDS encoding oxygenase MpaB family protein encodes MTVASSTTADPLGPDSLTWKYFGDLRTGMMGVWIGAIQNMYPELGAGVEEHSILLREPLQRVARSVYPIMGVVYDGDRAAQTGQQIKGYHRTIKGVDAEGRRYHALNPETFYWAHATFFMLVIKVAEYFCGGLTDAEKRQLFEEHVQWYRQYGMSMRPVPASWEAFQEYWDRVCRDKLEINQATLDVLQMRIPKPKFVLVPTPIWDQLFKPLVAGQRWIAAGLFEPAIREKAGMHWTPGDEVLLRVFGKLVELAFFAVPDEIRLHPRALAAYRRADGRTRRDAPLVEAPGFMAPPRDRRGLPMHYFPPRAHPITRSALDPAKALMERAGSLVHSTLSLAGLRPARGHRKVA; translated from the coding sequence ATGACCGTCGCATCGAGCACAACCGCCGACCCGCTCGGGCCCGATTCGCTGACCTGGAAGTATTTTGGAGACCTGCGCACCGGAATGATGGGCGTGTGGATCGGCGCGATCCAGAACATGTATCCGGAGCTGGGTGCCGGTGTCGAGGAGCATTCGATCCTGCTCCGCGAACCGTTGCAGCGGGTAGCCCGGTCGGTCTACCCAATCATGGGCGTGGTCTATGACGGTGATCGAGCGGCCCAGACCGGCCAGCAGATCAAGGGCTACCACCGAACTATCAAGGGAGTCGACGCCGAGGGGCGGCGCTATCACGCGCTGAATCCGGAGACCTTCTATTGGGCGCACGCGACGTTCTTCATGCTCGTCATCAAGGTCGCCGAGTACTTCTGCGGGGGGTTGACCGACGCTGAGAAACGCCAGCTGTTCGAGGAGCACGTGCAGTGGTATCGGCAGTACGGGATGAGCATGCGACCGGTGCCCGCGTCGTGGGAAGCCTTTCAGGAGTACTGGGACCGGGTCTGCCGCGACAAGCTCGAGATCAATCAGGCGACCCTGGATGTGCTCCAGATGCGGATTCCCAAGCCAAAGTTCGTCCTGGTGCCCACGCCGATCTGGGACCAGCTGTTCAAGCCGCTGGTGGCCGGGCAGCGGTGGATCGCGGCGGGCCTATTCGAGCCGGCCATCCGGGAGAAGGCGGGAATGCACTGGACACCTGGCGACGAGGTGTTGCTGCGCGTGTTCGGCAAGTTGGTCGAGCTGGCGTTCTTCGCGGTGCCCGACGAAATCCGGTTGCACCCGCGAGCGCTGGCCGCCTACCGGCGAGCGGACGGCCGGACCCGCCGAGACGCGCCCTTGGTCGAAGCACCCGGCTTCATGGCACCGCCGCGGGACCGACGCGGGCTGCCGATGCACTACTTCCCACCGCGTGCCCATCCCATTACCCGGTCCGCGCTCGATCCCGCCAAGGCCCTGATGGAACGCGCCGGATCGCTGGTGCATTCCACCCTCTCGCTGGCCGGCCTGCGACCCGCGCGCGGCCACCGAAAGGTTGCGTAA
- the lysX gene encoding bifunctional lysylphosphatidylglycerol synthetase/lysine--tRNA ligase LysX — translation MTLTKPRAARRPNSRYHWVPAAAGWTVGVIASLSLLASVSPLIRWIIKVPREFINDYLFNFPDTSFAWSFVLVLLAAALTARKRIAWLVLLANMGIAAVVNVADIAAGGNTAAEILGENLGFAVHVVATVVLLLGYREFWAKVRKGALFRAAAVWLAGAVVGILASWGLVELFPGSLAPEERLGYVANRVVGFALADPDLFTGRPHVLLNAIFGLFGAFALIAAAVVLFLSQRADNALTGEDESAIRGLLELYGKNDSLGYFATRRDKSVVFAPSGRACITYRVEVGVCLASGDPIGDPRAWPQAVDAWLRLCQTYGWAPGVMGASLQGAQTYREAGLNALELGDEAILRPADFKLSGPEMRAVRQAVTRARRAGLTVRLRRHRDISEDEMTQTCTRADAWRDTETERGFSMALGRLGDPADSDSLLVEAIDPQNQVVAILSLVPWGTTGVSLDLMRRSPQSPNGTIELMVSELALHAESLGISRISLNFAMFRAAFEQGAQLGAGPIARLWRGLLIFFSRWWQLETLYRSNMKYQPEWVPRYACYEDARVIPRVGVASVIAEGFLVLPFSRRDRVHTGHHPAVPERLAATGLLHRDGSAPDVSELRQADLTNGDEAERRLPEQVRVRFNKLKKLRDSGIDAYPVGQPPSHTVAQALDADDQASVSVSGRILRIRNYGGVLFTQLRDWSGEMQVLLDNSRLEQGRTTDFNATIDLGDLVEMTGHMGASKTGTRSLIVSGWRLIGKCLRPLPNKWKGLLDPEARVRTRYVDLAVNVESRALITARSSVLRAIRETLFAKGFIEVETPILQQVHGGATARPFVTHINTYSMDLFLRIAPELYLKRLCVGGVERVFELGRAFRNEGVDFSHNPEFTLLEAYQAHADYLEWIDGCRELIQNAAQAANGAPIAMRPRTDKGSDGTHDRLEPVDISGVWPVQTVHDAISEALGERIDADTGLPTLRKLCDAVHIPYRAQWDAGAVVLELYEHLVECRTEQPTFYIDFPTSVSPLTRPHRSQHGVAERWDLVAWGIELGTAYSELTDPVEQRRRLQEQSLLAAGGDPEAMELDEDFLHAMEYAMPPTGGLGMGIDRVVMLITGRSIRETLPFPLAKPH, via the coding sequence GTGACACTCACTAAGCCTCGCGCGGCGCGTAGGCCGAACTCCCGGTATCACTGGGTTCCCGCGGCAGCCGGCTGGACCGTCGGCGTGATCGCGTCCCTGTCGCTACTCGCCAGTGTGTCGCCGTTGATTCGATGGATCATCAAGGTTCCGCGCGAGTTCATCAACGACTATCTGTTCAACTTCCCCGACACCAGCTTCGCCTGGTCCTTTGTGCTGGTATTGCTGGCCGCCGCGTTGACGGCGCGCAAACGCATTGCCTGGTTGGTTTTGCTGGCAAATATGGGCATTGCCGCGGTCGTCAACGTGGCCGATATCGCCGCGGGCGGCAACACCGCGGCCGAGATCCTGGGCGAGAACCTCGGATTCGCCGTGCACGTCGTGGCAACTGTCGTTCTGTTGCTGGGCTATCGGGAGTTCTGGGCGAAGGTCCGCAAGGGCGCGTTGTTCAGGGCGGCGGCGGTGTGGCTCGCCGGCGCGGTGGTCGGAATCCTGGCGTCATGGGGGCTGGTCGAACTGTTCCCCGGATCGCTTGCGCCGGAAGAGCGGTTGGGTTACGTGGCCAACCGGGTGGTCGGATTCGCCCTCGCCGATCCCGATCTGTTCACGGGCAGGCCGCACGTCCTGCTCAACGCGATCTTCGGGTTGTTCGGGGCGTTCGCTCTGATAGCTGCCGCGGTCGTCTTGTTCCTATCGCAGCGGGCCGACAATGCGCTGACCGGAGAGGACGAATCCGCTATCCGCGGGCTACTGGAGCTATACGGGAAGAACGACTCCCTGGGCTATTTCGCCACCCGGCGCGACAAGTCGGTGGTATTCGCACCCAGCGGCCGCGCGTGTATTACCTATCGCGTCGAGGTCGGCGTCTGCCTGGCCAGCGGCGACCCGATAGGTGACCCCAGGGCATGGCCGCAGGCCGTCGACGCCTGGCTACGGCTGTGCCAGACCTATGGCTGGGCACCCGGTGTTATGGGCGCCAGTTTGCAAGGGGCCCAGACATATCGCGAAGCGGGACTGAACGCACTCGAGCTGGGTGACGAGGCGATCCTGCGGCCAGCCGATTTCAAGTTGTCCGGCCCCGAGATGCGGGCGGTGCGCCAGGCTGTGACGCGGGCCCGCCGGGCGGGTTTGACGGTGCGCCTCCGACGGCATCGCGACATTTCCGAAGACGAGATGACGCAAACCTGCACGCGTGCGGATGCCTGGCGAGACACCGAAACCGAGCGTGGCTTCTCGATGGCGCTGGGCCGCCTCGGCGACCCAGCGGACTCCGACTCCCTGCTGGTGGAGGCCATAGATCCGCAGAACCAGGTGGTGGCGATCCTGTCGCTGGTGCCGTGGGGAACCACCGGTGTCTCCCTGGATTTGATGCGTCGTTCTCCGCAATCCCCTAACGGCACCATCGAACTCATGGTCAGCGAGCTCGCCTTGCACGCTGAGAGCCTTGGTATCAGTCGTATTTCGCTGAACTTCGCGATGTTTCGCGCAGCCTTCGAGCAGGGCGCCCAACTCGGCGCCGGCCCGATCGCCCGGTTATGGCGGGGGCTGCTGATTTTCTTCTCCCGATGGTGGCAGCTCGAGACGCTCTACCGGTCGAACATGAAGTACCAACCCGAATGGGTACCGCGCTACGCCTGCTACGAAGACGCCCGAGTGATTCCCCGGGTGGGCGTCGCCTCGGTGATCGCAGAGGGTTTCCTCGTGCTGCCATTCAGTCGGCGCGACAGAGTACACACCGGGCATCATCCGGCCGTACCCGAGCGGTTGGCGGCCACCGGCCTATTGCACCGCGACGGCTCGGCACCGGACGTGAGCGAGCTGCGGCAAGCGGACCTCACGAATGGCGACGAGGCCGAACGCCGCCTGCCCGAGCAGGTGCGAGTTCGGTTCAACAAGCTAAAGAAGCTGCGGGACAGCGGCATTGACGCCTATCCCGTAGGCCAACCGCCCAGTCACACGGTCGCACAGGCGTTGGACGCAGACGACCAGGCCAGTGTCTCGGTGTCCGGACGCATCCTCCGAATACGGAACTACGGCGGGGTGTTGTTCACCCAGCTACGCGACTGGTCAGGCGAAATGCAAGTGCTGCTGGACAATTCACGTCTGGAACAGGGCCGCACCACGGACTTCAACGCGACGATCGATCTGGGTGACCTGGTGGAGATGACCGGGCACATGGGTGCCAGCAAGACCGGAACTCGGTCGTTAATCGTCAGCGGCTGGCGCCTGATCGGTAAGTGCTTGCGGCCGTTGCCAAATAAGTGGAAGGGGCTGCTCGACCCCGAAGCCCGGGTCCGGACCCGCTATGTGGACCTCGCGGTCAACGTCGAGTCCCGTGCGCTGATCACGGCTCGCAGCAGCGTGTTGCGCGCCATCCGCGAGACGCTGTTCGCCAAGGGATTCATCGAAGTCGAAACGCCGATCCTGCAGCAGGTGCACGGCGGAGCCACCGCCCGACCGTTCGTCACTCACATCAACACCTATTCCATGGACCTGTTCCTGCGCATCGCACCAGAGCTCTACCTCAAGCGCCTATGCGTCGGAGGCGTGGAGCGGGTTTTCGAGCTCGGCCGCGCCTTTCGCAACGAAGGTGTCGATTTCAGCCACAACCCGGAGTTCACCCTGCTGGAGGCCTATCAAGCGCATGCCGACTACCTGGAGTGGATCGACGGCTGCCGCGAACTCATCCAGAACGCCGCTCAGGCCGCCAACGGGGCGCCCATCGCGATGCGGCCCCGGACTGACAAAGGCTCCGACGGCACCCACGACCGCCTCGAACCGGTCGACATCTCCGGCGTATGGCCGGTGCAGACGGTCCATGATGCGATTTCCGAAGCGCTCGGTGAACGCATCGACGCCGACACCGGCCTACCGACTCTCCGCAAGCTATGCGACGCCGTTCACATTCCCTATCGCGCCCAGTGGGATGCTGGCGCGGTGGTGCTGGAGCTCTACGAACACCTCGTCGAGTGCCGCACCGAACAACCGACGTTCTACATCGATTTTCCGACGTCGGTGTCGCCGTTGACTCGGCCGCATCGCAGCCAGCACGGTGTCGCCGAGCGTTGGGACCTGGTCGCTTGGGGCATCGAGCTGGGCACCGCCTACAGCGAGCTCACCGATCCGGTGGAGCAGCGGCGCCGCCTGCAGGAGCAATCCCTGCTGGCCGCCGGTGGAGACCCCGAGGCGATGGAGCTCGA
- a CDS encoding rhomboid-like protein → MIYGIAFGLARVRFTVGYLAALASVSTTILMLGPQVHARVIRHASTNLHNLAHGHLGTLWNSAFVIDEGPLYFWLPCLACLLVLAELQLRSLRLTVAFVVGHIGATLLVAAVLAGAVEVGLLPLSISRASDVGMSYGALAVLGALTAAIPGRWRPAWIGWWLALGAATAAIGGGFTDAGHAVALLLGMLVTARFARPTRWTLVRYALLLVASGFCFALLAHTGWTLVSGVAFGVLGALAATGLKRWRSARATRLLRDSLPVPSR, encoded by the coding sequence ATGATCTACGGCATCGCCTTCGGACTGGCCCGGGTCCGGTTCACCGTGGGCTACCTGGCGGCTCTTGCATCGGTCAGCACCACCATCCTGATGCTGGGTCCCCAAGTGCACGCCCGAGTGATTCGGCACGCCAGCACGAACCTGCACAACCTGGCCCATGGACACCTGGGAACGCTATGGAACAGCGCCTTTGTCATCGACGAGGGCCCACTCTACTTCTGGCTACCATGCTTGGCGTGTCTGCTTGTGCTCGCGGAACTGCAGTTGCGCAGCCTGCGGCTAACCGTGGCATTTGTCGTCGGCCATATCGGGGCGACGCTGCTGGTGGCGGCCGTGCTCGCCGGGGCGGTCGAGGTTGGCTTGCTTCCGTTGTCCATCAGTCGGGCCAGTGACGTCGGCATGAGCTACGGTGCCCTCGCGGTGCTCGGGGCGCTGACCGCGGCAATTCCCGGGCGGTGGCGGCCGGCGTGGATCGGATGGTGGTTGGCGCTGGGCGCCGCGACTGCCGCCATCGGCGGCGGCTTCACCGACGCCGGCCACGCGGTTGCATTGTTGCTGGGCATGCTGGTGACTGCCCGATTCGCCCGGCCCACCCGCTGGACACTCGTGCGGTATGCGTTGCTGCTGGTGGCGTCGGGGTTTTGCTTCGCGCTGCTGGCGCATACCGGATGGACCTTGGTGAGCGGGGTGGCTTTCGGAGTACTGGGTGCACTGGCTGCCACCGGGCTCAAGCGTTGGCGCAGCGCGCGCGCCACCCGGCTGCTGCGGGACTCGCTGCCGGTGCCGAGCCGCTGA
- a CDS encoding PE family protein — MSFLNVAPDTVTAAAGNLESIASALGEAAAAAAPPTVGLAAPAADRVSAVVAAMLGTYARDFQGISAQVAAFHDQFVGALKGGAAAYASAEAAAQQSLLNAVNAPAQALLGHPLIGPGTADYAAAAVTGGVAPLLLGGGGQLLGVPFSHPTSVDTPFGPVTMTLNGSADVITGQVVIDSGSLVAPTPLVYGVHAIGPAITTMTALQNSGAAFANAVQTGNPLAAAGAVIHAPGDAVNAFLFGQTAISQSLAAPQGSGYTSAGISVPVGGLLAPIQPVSVTLTSTDGAPTVIQLSGPQTGGIVTALLADLVPGF, encoded by the coding sequence ATGTCGTTTCTCAACGTGGCGCCGGACACGGTGACGGCGGCGGCCGGGAATTTGGAAAGCATCGCGTCGGCGCTGGGCGAGGCCGCCGCGGCGGCGGCGCCCCCCACGGTTGGGCTCGCGGCCCCGGCAGCGGATCGGGTGTCGGCGGTCGTCGCGGCGATGCTCGGGACCTATGCCCGGGATTTTCAAGGCATCAGCGCCCAAGTGGCGGCCTTTCATGACCAGTTCGTGGGCGCCTTAAAGGGCGGCGCTGCTGCCTATGCCAGCGCCGAGGCGGCCGCCCAGCAGAGTTTGCTGAATGCGGTGAATGCGCCCGCCCAGGCGTTGTTGGGACACCCGTTGATCGGGCCTGGGACGGCCGACTACGCCGCCGCCGCCGTCACCGGTGGCGTCGCCCCGTTGCTGCTCGGTGGTGGCGGTCAGCTGTTGGGCGTTCCGTTCAGCCATCCGACGAGTGTGGACACCCCGTTCGGTCCAGTGACAATGACGCTCAATGGGTCAGCAGACGTGATCACGGGACAAGTCGTTATCGATTCCGGATCACTCGTCGCGCCCACACCGCTGGTGTACGGCGTCCATGCGATAGGTCCGGCCATCACCACGATGACCGCGCTGCAAAACAGCGGCGCGGCATTTGCCAACGCGGTGCAAACCGGGAATCCGCTGGCGGCAGCCGGCGCAGTTATCCACGCTCCTGGCGATGCGGTGAACGCCTTCCTCTTTGGCCAAACGGCGATATCGCAGTCGCTGGCGGCGCCACAGGGATCGGGCTACACCTCGGCGGGGATCAGCGTTCCGGTTGGCGGGCTGTTGGCTCCAATTCAGCCCGTTTCGGTCACGCTGACGTCGACCGACGGGGCGCCGACCGTCATTCAATTGAGCGGTCCGCAGACCGGCGGCATTGTTACCGCGCTGCTCGCCGACCTGGTCCCCGGCTTCTAG
- a CDS encoding TrmH family RNA methyltransferase: MLTERSARVAAAVKLHRHVGRRRAGRFLAEGPNLVAAASARGLVREVFVTEVAARRHESLLAAQEAPVHLVTERAATALSDTVTPAGLVAVCDLPATRLEEVLTGSPQLIAVAVEIGEPGNAGAVIRIADAMGAAAVILAGHSVDPYNGKCLRASTGSIFAIPVVAAPEAPAAVTALRAAGLQVLATTVDGEMALDDADLAAPTAWLFGPEAHGLSAEIADLADHRVHIPMSGGAESLNVAAAVAICLYQSARALG, encoded by the coding sequence GTGCTCACCGAACGCTCGGCCAGGGTGGCCGCTGCGGTCAAACTGCATCGTCACGTAGGCCGACGCCGCGCGGGGCGATTCCTCGCCGAAGGTCCCAACCTGGTGGCGGCCGCGTCGGCGCGCGGGCTGGTCCGGGAGGTGTTCGTCACCGAAGTTGCCGCGCGGCGGCACGAGTCTTTATTGGCTGCGCAAGAGGCGCCGGTTCATCTGGTGACCGAGCGGGCCGCAACGGCGCTGTCCGATACGGTCACGCCGGCCGGGTTGGTTGCCGTTTGCGACCTGCCGGCGACCCGGCTCGAGGAGGTGCTGACCGGTTCACCGCAGTTAATCGCGGTCGCCGTCGAGATCGGCGAGCCGGGGAATGCGGGCGCGGTAATCCGCATCGCCGATGCAATGGGGGCCGCTGCGGTGATCCTCGCCGGGCACAGCGTCGACCCATACAACGGCAAGTGTCTGCGCGCGTCCACCGGCAGCATCTTCGCGATCCCGGTCGTCGCCGCACCCGAGGCCCCCGCCGCCGTCACCGCTTTGCGAGCGGCCGGACTGCAGGTGCTGGCCACCACCGTGGACGGCGAGATGGCACTGGACGATGCCGATCTCGCGGCGCCGACGGCATGGCTGTTCGGGCCCGAAGCACACGGCTTGTCGGCCGAAATTGCGGACTTGGCAGACCACCGGGTGCACATCCCGATGTCCGGTGGGGCCGAGAGCCTCAACGTCGCGGCCGCCGTGGCGATCTGCCTGTATCAGAGCGCGCGGGCGTTGGGCTAG
- the rpmI gene encoding 50S ribosomal protein L35, with protein MPKAKPHSGASKRFRRTGTGKIVRQKANRRHLLEHKPTTRTRRLDGRTVVAANDIKRVKKLLNG; from the coding sequence ATGCCCAAGGCCAAGCCCCACAGTGGGGCCTCGAAGCGGTTCCGGCGCACCGGCACCGGGAAGATCGTCCGGCAGAAAGCCAACCGCCGGCATCTGCTTGAGCACAAGCCGACCACCCGCACCCGGCGCCTGGATGGCCGCACGGTGGTGGCAGCCAACGACATCAAGCGGGTCAAGAAGCTGCTGAACGGCTGA
- the infC gene encoding translation initiation factor IF-3: MSTETRVNERIRVPEVRLIGPGGEQVGIVRIEDALRVAADADLDLVEVAPNARPPVCKIMDYGKYKYEAAQKARESRRNQQQTVVKEQKLRPKIDDHDYETKKGHVVRFLEAGSKVKVTIMFRGREQSRPELGYRLLQRLGADVADYGFIETSAKQDGRNMTMVLAPHRGAKTRARARHPGEPPAGPPPKPDTGDTKASPN, from the coding sequence ATCAGCACTGAGACCCGCGTCAACGAGCGCATTCGCGTACCTGAAGTCCGATTGATTGGCCCAGGTGGGGAGCAGGTAGGCATTGTGCGTATCGAAGACGCACTTCGCGTCGCCGCGGACGCCGATCTCGACCTTGTCGAAGTTGCCCCGAACGCCAGACCGCCGGTCTGCAAAATCATGGACTACGGCAAGTACAAGTACGAGGCGGCACAGAAGGCGCGCGAATCCCGCAGGAACCAGCAGCAGACCGTCGTCAAAGAACAAAAACTGCGACCAAAGATCGACGATCATGACTACGAGACCAAGAAGGGGCACGTGGTCCGCTTCTTGGAGGCGGGATCGAAGGTCAAGGTCACCATCATGTTCCGCGGACGTGAGCAGTCGCGGCCCGAGTTGGGCTATCGATTGCTGCAGCGGCTGGGCGCCGACGTCGCCGATTATGGATTCATTGAGACCTCGGCCAAGCAGGACGGACGCAACATGACGATGGTGCTGGCGCCGCACCGCGGCGCGAAGACTCGCGCCAGGGCGCGCCACCCGGGTGAACCGCCAGCCGGGCCGCCACCGAAGCCAGATACCGGTGACACCAAAGCTTCACCGAACTAG
- a CDS encoding adenylate/guanylate cyclase domain-containing protein, with protein MEVGPDDSESGAPAETAIAMTRPAARRRSAAQWLRSANQSPGLVSFIHRARRMLPGDPEFGDPLSTAGEGGPRAAARAAGRLLGDRDAASREVSLSVLQVWQALTEAVSRRPANPEVTLVFTDLVGFSAWSLQAGDDATLTLLRQVARAVESPLLDAGGHIVKRLGDGIMAVFRDPAVALRAVLVAQEAVKSVEVEGYTPRMRVGIHTGRPQRLAADWLGVDVNIAARVMERATKGGIMISGPTLDLIPQSELDALGVVARRARKTVFASKLTGIPPDLMIYRIKTVRESTATDNSDETNPNAH; from the coding sequence GTGGAGGTCGGGCCTGACGATTCGGAGTCCGGCGCGCCCGCAGAGACGGCGATCGCCATGACCCGGCCAGCCGCTCGGCGACGTTCTGCCGCACAGTGGCTGCGCTCCGCGAACCAAAGTCCCGGCCTGGTTTCGTTCATCCACCGGGCGCGACGTATGTTGCCCGGCGATCCGGAGTTCGGCGATCCGCTGTCGACCGCCGGTGAGGGCGGCCCGCGTGCGGCGGCTCGAGCGGCCGGTCGGCTGCTGGGGGACCGCGATGCGGCGTCGCGCGAGGTCAGTCTGAGTGTGCTGCAAGTGTGGCAGGCCTTGACCGAGGCCGTTTCCCGCCGGCCGGCAAACCCGGAGGTGACGTTGGTGTTCACCGACCTGGTCGGTTTCTCCGCGTGGTCGTTGCAAGCTGGCGACGATGCGACCCTCACGTTGCTGCGGCAGGTGGCCCGAGCTGTCGAGTCCCCCCTGCTGGACGCTGGCGGGCACATCGTCAAACGGCTGGGTGACGGGATCATGGCTGTATTCCGCGATCCGGCGGTGGCGCTGCGCGCCGTACTTGTCGCCCAGGAGGCGGTGAAGTCGGTTGAGGTGGAAGGCTATACACCGCGAATGCGGGTCGGCATCCACACCGGTCGGCCACAGCGGCTGGCCGCGGACTGGCTCGGCGTGGACGTCAACATCGCCGCTCGGGTTATGGAACGCGCCACCAAAGGTGGCATCATGATCTCGGGCCCGACCCTCGACCTGATCCCGCAAAGCGAGTTGGACGCCTTGGGCGTCGTGGCCAGGCGGGCGCGCAAAACCGTGTTTGCCAGCAAATTGACCGGCATTCCCCCCGACTTGATGATCTATCGCATCAAGACTGTTAGAGAGTCGACAGCTACCGATAACTCAGATGAGACAAATCCCAATGCACATTAG
- the rplT gene encoding 50S ribosomal protein L20: MARVKRAVNAHKKRRTVLKASRGYRGQRSRLYRKAKEQQLHSLNYAYRDRRARKGEFRKLWIARINAAARANDITYNRLIQGLKAAGVEVDRKNLADIAISDPAAFTALVDVARAALPDDVNAPSGEAA, from the coding sequence ATGGCACGCGTAAAGCGGGCAGTCAACGCCCACAAGAAGCGGCGCACCGTCCTGAAGGCATCGCGAGGCTATCGCGGCCAGCGATCGCGGCTCTACCGCAAAGCCAAAGAGCAGCAGCTGCATTCACTGAACTACGCGTACCGTGACCGCCGAGCGCGTAAGGGCGAGTTCCGCAAGTTGTGGATCGCACGGATCAACGCGGCGGCGCGTGCCAACGACATCACCTACAACCGGCTGATCCAGGGCCTGAAGGCGGCGGGTGTCGAGGTGGACCGCAAAAACCTCGCCGACATTGCGATCAGCGACCCGGCGGCGTTCACCGCGCTGGTCGACGTCGCCCGGGCGGCTCTGCCCGACGACGTCAACGCCCCCTCCGGAGAGGCCGCTTAG